Proteins encoded in a region of the Bactrocera tryoni isolate S06 chromosome 4, CSIRO_BtryS06_freeze2, whole genome shotgun sequence genome:
- the LOC120776113 gene encoding uncharacterized protein LOC120776113, protein MEYFKIVFVLLALCAYSSAFTRLSRSNDESDDDVTTNMPLGIASVKSRAIAMDRGLCRELSRYHPHYPRCQEYCKKLNHWMGMCRRESCHCYS, encoded by the coding sequence AtggaatatttcaaaattgtttttgttttactggCGTTATGTGCCTATAGCTCAGCATTCACTCGCTTGTCCAGAAGTAATGACGAAAGTGACGATGATGTGACGACAAATATGCCCCTAGGAATCGCTTCAGTTAAGTCACGTGCCATCGCCATGGACCGTGGCCTTTGCCGGGAACTTTCGCGCTATCACCCACATTATCCACGCTGTCAGGAGTATTGCAAGAAGCTCAACCACTGGATGGGAATGTGCCGACGTGAGAGCTGTCATTGTTATTCTTAG